CGGCGTTGCGGGCACGGGATTTCTGCTGTTCCATTTCGGCGTTGAACTCGTTGAGATCGGCAGTCATACCGTTTTCGCGGAGAATCAGTTCGGTCAAGTCGAGCGGGAAACCGAAAGTATCGTATAAAGTAAAGGCATCTTTACCGCTGACTTCAGTCTTGCCGGCTGCTTTGGCATCTGCCATGGTCTTGTCCAGCAGACGGATACCGGTTTCGAGTGTGCGGAGGAAAGAGTCTTCTTCTTCCTTGATTACTTTAGCAATCAGTTCCTTCTGAGCAATCAGTTCGGGGTAAGAACCACCCATGTTTTCAATCAGCACGGGAAGGAGTCTGTACATGAAAGCTTGCTTCTGTCCGAGGAAGGTATAACCGTAGCGAACGGCACGGCGAAGGATACGGCGGATTACGTAACCTGCTTTTGCATTGCTTGGCAACTGTCCGTCGGTGATGGAGAAAGCGATGGTACGAATGTGGTCGGCAATCACACGCATGGCGATATCTTGCTGTTCATTCTTACCGTATGTGGTTCCTGCCATATCAGCAATTGCTTTCAGCATCGGTTGGAAGACATCCGTATCATAGTTGGAGGTTTTGCCTTGCAGGGTGCGTACCAGGCGTTCAAATCCCATGCCTGTGTCGATTACTTTGGCGGGTAGTCCTTCGAGGCTACCGTCAGCCTTGCGGTTGTATTGCATGAACACAAGGTTCCATATTTCGATTACCTGCGGGTGGTCTTTGTTTACCAACTGTGAGCCGGGAACCTTGGCCTTTTCTTCCTCCGTACGAGAGTCCACATGTATTTCGGAGCACGGACCGCATGGCCCCGTATCACCCATTTCCCAGAAGTTATCATGTTTGTTTCCGTTGAGGATATGGTCTTTCGGCAAGAATTGTTCCCAGTAGGAAGCAGCTTCGTTATCACGTTCCAAACCTTCTTCGGGACTGCCCTCGAATACGGTTGCGTAGAGGTCTTTCGGATCAAGTTTCAGAACATCTACCAAGTATTCCCATGCCCAAGAGATGGCTTCTTTCTTGAAGTAGTCTCCAAACGACCAGTTGCCTAACATCTCGAACATGGTGTGGTGATAGGTATCGTGACCTACTTCTTCGAGGTCATTGTGCTTTCCGCTGACGCGAAGACACTTCTGTGAGTCCGCAACTCTTTTATATTTCGCCGGGTGGTTACCCAAAATAATATCTTTAAACTGGTTCATCCCTGCATTGGTAAACATCAATGTGGGGTCATCTTTAATCACCATCGGAGCCGAAGGCACAATTTGGTGACCTTTACTTTCGAAGAAACTCTTGAATGAGTCTCTGATTTCATTTGCAGTCAACATACTCTTTTGTAATTATGAATTGTGAATGTTGAATTATGAATTACAGGGAAATGACATCTATCCGTATGAAAATAAACTATGAATCCTTAGATATATGAAGCATCTAAAAAAATATAATTCATCATTCGTTATTCATAATTCCTTAAAAAACGGTGCAAAGATAGCTTGTTTTTATTACTTTTGCCGTATTGACAAGCGAAATATTTCCTAAGATGCGCAAAGTTTACTACATTTATAATCCGCAGACGCAGACGTACGACCGTATTTATCCCACTGTCCGGCAACGGGCGGTGAGTATTCTCCGTCGGTTATTCATTGGGATGGGACTGGGGGCGGGCAGCTTCATTGTGCTGTTGCTTATTTTCGGGTCACCGTCAGAGAAGGAGCTACGGAAGGAGAATAGCCAGCTTCAGGCACAATACAATGTGCTTTCGCGCCGGTTGGACGAGGCAATGGGAGTGTTGCAGGATATACAGCAGCGTGATGATAACCTATATCGGGTTATTTTTCAGGC
Above is a window of Bacteroides helcogenes P 36-108 DNA encoding:
- the alaS gene encoding alanine--tRNA ligase, with translation MLTANEIRDSFKSFFESKGHQIVPSAPMVIKDDPTLMFTNAGMNQFKDIILGNHPAKYKRVADSQKCLRVSGKHNDLEEVGHDTYHHTMFEMLGNWSFGDYFKKEAISWAWEYLVDVLKLDPKDLYATVFEGSPEEGLERDNEAASYWEQFLPKDHILNGNKHDNFWEMGDTGPCGPCSEIHVDSRTEEEKAKVPGSQLVNKDHPQVIEIWNLVFMQYNRKADGSLEGLPAKVIDTGMGFERLVRTLQGKTSNYDTDVFQPMLKAIADMAGTTYGKNEQQDIAMRVIADHIRTIAFSITDGQLPSNAKAGYVIRRILRRAVRYGYTFLGQKQAFMYRLLPVLIENMGGSYPELIAQKELIAKVIKEEEDSFLRTLETGIRLLDKTMADAKAAGKTEVSGKDAFTLYDTFGFPLDLTELILRENGMTADLNEFNAEMEQQKSRARNAAAIETGDWITLKEGTTEFVGYDFTEYETSILRYRQIKQKNQTLYQIVLDKTPFYAESGGQVGDTGVLVSEFETIDVIDTKKENNLPIHITKKLPEHLEAPMMACVDTDKRAACAANHSATHLLDAALREVLGDHVEQKGSLVTPDSLRFDFSHFQKVTDEELRQIEHIANAKIRANIPLKEYRDMPIEDAKELGAIALFGEKYGDHVRVIQFGSSVEFCGGTHVAATGNIGMVKIVSESSVAAGVRRIEAYTGARVEEMMDTIQDTLRDLKALFNNAPDLAGTIHKYIEENAGLKKQVEDFMKEKESQLKDKLMNSIQEVNGVKVIKFCAPLPAETVKNIAFQLRGQITEDLFFVAGTEYEGKPMLTVMLSDNLVAGGLKAGNLVKEAAKLIQGGGGGQPHFATAGGKNVDGLNAAVDKVIELAAL